TCGTCGAAGAGGTGGTGGATGCGCATCTCGCGCTCGAGTCGACCGCGAAGCGCGCCGTCCGCGTTGCTCAGGACCGACACCTTGTAGGGCGGCCGCAGCCGCTCGACCAGGTCGAGATTGCCGCCGATGGGCCGCTGCGAGAGGCGCCATGTCTCGTGCAGGGGCGGAAGGGGCTTGCCCGCGCGGGCCTCCAGCTGGGCGTGGGCCCGCGCTTTCCACGCTTCGGGATCGCCGATCCCCCGCTCGATGTCGCGCCACGTCTCCGTGCGGTAGAGGGTCTCGAAGACGGACGAGCGCGGGAGCCCGTGCTCCTCGGAGAGCGTGCGCGCCACCTCCCAGCGCATGTCCCAGAGGACACCGCCGAAGTCGAAGACGATCGCGCGGAGACTAATAGCGGTTGGCGGAGCCGGCAGGCGGCTTTTCCGCCTGCTTCTTCACGATGTCGCCGGACAGGGGCACCCAGCCCCGCTCCTGGAGGCACGCCTCGTTGAGCACGCGGTCCTTGGTGCAGGCCTTGGTGTCACGATCGAAGTCGGCGGCGGTGTAGTTGCCGCCCGGCTTGTACCACTGCTTCTCGGGATCGAGCGAGCATGCCCCGAGGGGGACCGCAAGCGCCACGAGCGCGGTCAGCGCGATGAGTCGAATCATGGCGGCATGATACCATGCAGGGCGGTGCTCGAAACCACGATCGCGGGAAGCCTGCCCAAGCCGACGTGGCTGGCGCCGCCGCGCACCCTCTGGGCTCCGTGGCGGGTCGAGGGGCCCGCCCTCGACGAAGCCAAGCGCGACGCGGTGATCCTCGCCCTCCGCGAGCAGGAGCGCGCGGGCATCGACATCGTCACCGACGGCGAGCAGAGCCGGCGCCACTTCGTCTGGGGCTTCGTGGAGTCGCTGGACGG
This is a stretch of genomic DNA from Candidatus Methylomirabilota bacterium. It encodes these proteins:
- a CDS encoding HAD family phosphatase; translated protein: MPAPPTAISLRAIVFDFGGVLWDMRWEVARTLSEEHGLPRSSVFETLYRTETWRDIERGIGDPEAWKARAHAQLEARAGKPLPPLHETWRLSQRPIGGNLDLVERLRPPYKVSVLSNADGALRGRLEREMRIHHLFDDIVCSAEVGMAKPEAEIFQLAASRLAVTPEECVFVDDWDQNVEAAKKIGMTGVLYRVDKGDDLAALLAAVGVRPRA